In one Methylocaldum szegediense genomic region, the following are encoded:
- the cas3 gene encoding CRISPR-associated helicase/endonuclease Cas3 gives MTTDRAYWKYWGKARKEGEAGTPYHLLPYHCLDVSAVACAWWDASTAIRRCFTASFSYPGLNQSQLRAWVMFFVALHDLGKFDLRFQLKAPEALAAAWQPLGPEDHGLATRDIIGFDHGWAGLAWANREYRGWLNCRDTDRETWSQWQPWLAAVTGHHGDFFVPEMPGLVPDTDETLAEHDRNARITFVCELARLFLEPAGLSLQQLPPSCSPAAQAWLAGFCSVCDWIGSNEVFDYRCDPQVDLAEYLTERIRKIQDESLLYRFGLLGKSSDYRGLGALLQTGESPRGVQVEVDNLPTTPGLTLIEAPTGSGKTEAALAYAWRLLDQGVADSIVFALPTQATANAMLARAVAFAERIFGTANLVLAHGNREFNETFHRLVESGRNTSAQGKTEAATQCALWLASSRKRVFLGQFGVCTVDQVLLSVLPVRHKFVRGFGLNKSVLIVDEVHAYDAYMHGLLGEALRRQKATGGSAILLSATLPASVRAKLFEAWKCDCTEAAPYPALWHAGEGSPVCLTLPDDQRPPEREVSIEYLKLPGAFPNADLLDRIVAAAKAGARVAVIMNLVDDAQRLARELRRETELEVDIFHARYRFIDRQQKEQIVLERYGRIAVRGKGRILVATQVVEQSLDLDFDWMLTQICPVDLLFQRLGRLHRHQRNDRPAGFELPLCTVISVETEDYGLHKLIYGNTRVLWRTEQLLAGTDRIVFPEAYRDWIKEVYSENVWDDEPDLVYADYLGWKDDQSRREAEAKRLTTMTVSAFRDEDHTVTGLTRDSEMSLTVLPLLSNGRLLDGRPLNTLNEWELAETLNLNAVPVPASWEKQLKECRVEQEGDLAGYLQLEMTNDEQDGWTSIDGKFRYTKDFGLERRCHRRCKNDP, from the coding sequence ATGACGACCGATCGTGCCTATTGGAAATATTGGGGGAAAGCGCGCAAGGAAGGTGAAGCCGGAACACCCTATCATTTGTTGCCCTATCACTGTTTGGACGTTTCAGCAGTTGCCTGCGCTTGGTGGGATGCGAGCACGGCTATACGACGCTGCTTCACCGCATCCTTCAGCTACCCAGGATTAAATCAAAGTCAACTTCGTGCGTGGGTAATGTTTTTCGTTGCCCTGCATGACCTCGGTAAGTTCGACCTGCGATTTCAACTAAAAGCGCCTGAAGCACTTGCCGCCGCTTGGCAGCCACTCGGTCCAGAAGACCATGGATTGGCAACAAGAGATATTATCGGGTTCGATCATGGATGGGCCGGGTTGGCATGGGCGAATCGGGAATATCGAGGCTGGCTTAACTGCCGGGATACCGACCGGGAAACTTGGAGTCAGTGGCAACCTTGGCTCGCTGCTGTAACGGGGCATCACGGTGACTTCTTTGTACCCGAAATGCCCGGTTTGGTGCCCGATACGGACGAAACGCTCGCCGAACATGACCGGAACGCACGCATTACCTTTGTTTGCGAATTAGCCCGCCTGTTCTTGGAGCCGGCAGGATTGAGTCTGCAACAGCTTCCTCCAAGTTGTTCTCCCGCTGCTCAAGCATGGCTGGCCGGTTTTTGCTCGGTATGCGACTGGATCGGTTCCAATGAGGTTTTCGACTACCGATGCGATCCTCAGGTGGATTTAGCCGAATACCTGACAGAACGTATCCGCAAAATTCAGGATGAAAGCCTCTTATATCGCTTTGGCTTACTGGGAAAAAGCTCTGATTACCGTGGGCTAGGCGCCTTGCTCCAGACGGGTGAATCCCCGCGCGGGGTCCAGGTTGAGGTGGACAATCTACCGACCACTCCCGGGCTGACATTGATCGAAGCACCTACAGGCAGCGGCAAGACCGAAGCCGCGCTCGCTTACGCTTGGCGATTGTTGGATCAAGGCGTGGCTGACTCCATCGTCTTCGCACTTCCAACCCAAGCCACTGCCAATGCTATGCTGGCAAGGGCCGTAGCCTTCGCGGAACGGATATTCGGCACGGCAAACCTAGTGTTGGCCCACGGTAATCGTGAATTTAATGAAACCTTCCACCGACTTGTGGAGAGCGGCCGGAATACGTCGGCACAAGGTAAGACCGAGGCCGCCACGCAATGCGCCTTGTGGCTTGCCAGCAGCCGCAAGCGCGTTTTTCTTGGTCAGTTTGGCGTTTGTACAGTGGATCAGGTGCTGCTGTCCGTTCTTCCGGTACGGCACAAGTTCGTGCGCGGCTTCGGGTTGAACAAATCGGTGCTTATCGTGGACGAAGTTCACGCCTACGACGCCTACATGCATGGACTGCTCGGGGAGGCGCTGCGCCGCCAGAAAGCCACCGGCGGCAGTGCAATCCTGCTCTCCGCCACCTTACCTGCCAGTGTTCGCGCCAAGTTGTTTGAAGCTTGGAAGTGCGATTGTACAGAAGCCGCGCCATATCCTGCCCTGTGGCATGCCGGCGAAGGTTCACCCGTTTGCCTAACCCTACCCGATGATCAACGCCCTCCCGAACGCGAAGTCTCTATTGAATACCTGAAGTTGCCAGGTGCCTTCCCGAACGCTGATCTGCTAGACCGTATCGTGGCAGCCGCCAAAGCAGGGGCACGGGTGGCGGTCATCATGAATCTGGTGGATGACGCTCAGCGGCTCGCCCGCGAGCTGCGCCGCGAGACAGAGCTGGAAGTAGACATCTTCCATGCCCGCTACCGTTTTATAGACCGGCAACAAAAGGAGCAAATCGTACTCGAGCGTTATGGTCGCATCGCGGTACGAGGGAAAGGACGCATTCTCGTCGCCACACAAGTGGTTGAACAAAGCCTCGATCTGGATTTCGACTGGATGCTAACCCAAATTTGTCCGGTGGATCTGCTGTTCCAGCGTTTGGGCCGTCTCCATCGCCATCAACGTAATGATCGCCCTGCGGGATTCGAATTGCCACTTTGTACGGTGATCTCGGTTGAAACCGAGGACTATGGATTGCACAAGCTGATTTACGGCAATACGAGAGTTCTGTGGCGAACCGAACAATTATTGGCGGGAACTGACCGAATTGTATTCCCGGAAGCTTATCGAGATTGGATAAAAGAAGTCTATTCCGAGAATGTTTGGGACGACGAGCCCGATCTTGTCTATGCTGATTATTTAGGCTGGAAAGACGATCAATCCAGGCGCGAAGCAGAGGCGAAGCGGCTAACTACTATGACCGTCAGCGCCTTCCGAGATGAAGATCACACCGTCACCGGGCTTACCCGCGACAGCGAAATGAGCCTAACCGTACTACCTCTCCTCTCAAATGGCCGCCTATTAGACGGGCGACCACTAAACACTTTGAACGAATGGGAACTCGCTGAAACCCTCAATCTCAATGCGGTTCCCGTGCCCGCTAGTTGGGAGAAACAGCTAAAGGAATGCCGTGTGGAACAAGAAGGAGACCTCGCGGGCTACCTGCAATTGGAAATGACCAACGACGAACAAGACGGGTGGACGTCGATAGACGGGAAATTCCGTTACACAAAGGATTTTGGATTAGAACGGAGATGTCACCGCCGATGTAAAAATGACCCCTGA
- the istA gene encoding IS21 family transposase, with protein MLTQEQSVEIKVLARQGHGIKAIARELGVSRNTVRKYLRSESALPRYRLRAPRPCKLDPFKAYLQQRIEAARPHWIPATVLLRELRERGYAGGISQLKAYLAPFKRRPEEPVVRFETPPGRQMQADFTTIRRGRDPLKAFVATLGFSRATFVRFSDREDSAAWLTGLREALHYFGGVPEEVLFDNAGAIITERDAYGEGRHRWHPALYALAGAYGFRPKVCRPYRAQTKGKVERFNGYLKASFITPLAATLKSAGLTLDVETANAQIGPWLDQVAHQRVHGTTGVQPAVRLAEERLALRPLPVQAPQGLPAPQRHVGRVLPHDSLQHPLSVYDQLLEVTA; from the coding sequence ATGTTGACTCAGGAGCAGTCAGTGGAGATCAAAGTATTGGCCCGACAGGGCCATGGCATCAAAGCCATCGCGCGGGAGCTGGGCGTCTCGCGCAACACGGTACGCAAGTACCTGCGCAGCGAAAGCGCGTTGCCCCGGTACCGGCTGCGGGCGCCCCGCCCCTGCAAGTTGGATCCCTTCAAAGCCTATCTGCAGCAACGCATCGAGGCGGCACGTCCGCATTGGATTCCGGCCACGGTGCTGCTGCGAGAGCTTCGTGAACGGGGCTATGCAGGCGGCATCAGCCAGCTCAAGGCGTATCTCGCCCCCTTCAAACGGCGACCGGAAGAACCGGTGGTCCGCTTTGAAACCCCACCGGGCCGCCAGATGCAGGCCGATTTCACGACGATCCGGCGGGGGCGCGATCCGCTCAAAGCCTTCGTGGCCACGCTGGGGTTCAGTCGCGCCACGTTCGTGCGCTTTTCCGACCGCGAGGACAGCGCGGCCTGGTTGACGGGGCTGCGCGAGGCCCTCCACTACTTCGGCGGGGTGCCCGAAGAGGTGCTGTTCGACAATGCCGGCGCCATCATCACCGAACGGGACGCCTACGGTGAAGGCCGGCACCGCTGGCACCCGGCCCTGTACGCGCTGGCCGGGGCGTATGGCTTCCGGCCCAAGGTCTGCCGGCCGTACCGGGCCCAAACCAAGGGCAAGGTGGAGCGCTTCAACGGATACCTGAAAGCCAGCTTCATCACGCCACTGGCGGCCACGCTCAAGAGCGCCGGCTTGACACTCGATGTCGAGACCGCCAATGCCCAGATCGGCCCCTGGCTCGATCAGGTGGCGCATCAACGGGTGCACGGCACCACCGGCGTACAGCCCGCGGTGCGATTGGCCGAAGAGCGCCTCGCCCTGCGGCCGTTGCCGGTTCAGGCACCCCAAGGCTTGCCGGCACCCCAGCGGCACGTTGGCCGCGTCTTGCCCCATGACAGCCTGCAACATCCCCTGTCGGTGTACGACCAGTTGCTGGAGGTGACGGCATGA
- the istB gene encoding IS21-like element helper ATPase IstB, with translation MNLQHARITELSQSLKLERIGSDWPHLAQQAADREESFADFLEKLLIAEAKARAERTRQTLLKMATLPVVKTLEQYDFAFSLGAPRAQLQELAGLSFIERTENIVLLGPSGVGKTHLAIALAYRAVMAGLKTRFVTAADLMLQLTAAHRQERLKEYFNRVVMAPRLLVIDEIGYLPLGRDEANLFFNVVAKRYERGSLILTSNLPFTQWAGTFADDQTLTAAMLDRLLHHAHIVQITGDSYRLKDKRKAGTTPPQTAAVE, from the coding sequence ATGAATCTGCAGCACGCCCGGATTACCGAACTCAGCCAAAGCCTGAAGCTCGAGCGGATCGGGTCGGACTGGCCCCACCTGGCCCAGCAGGCCGCCGATCGCGAGGAGAGCTTTGCCGACTTCCTCGAGAAACTGCTCATCGCCGAGGCCAAGGCCCGCGCCGAACGCACCCGGCAGACCTTGCTCAAGATGGCCACCTTGCCGGTCGTGAAGACTTTGGAGCAGTACGACTTTGCTTTCTCCTTGGGAGCGCCCCGGGCCCAGCTCCAGGAACTGGCGGGTTTGAGCTTTATCGAGCGCACCGAGAACATCGTCCTGCTCGGCCCCAGCGGGGTTGGTAAAACCCATCTGGCGATCGCCTTGGCCTACCGCGCGGTGATGGCCGGCCTCAAGACACGCTTCGTCACCGCCGCCGATCTGATGTTGCAACTCACCGCCGCACACCGCCAGGAGCGTCTCAAGGAGTACTTCAACCGGGTCGTGATGGCGCCCAGGCTGTTGGTCATCGATGAGATCGGCTATCTGCCGCTCGGACGTGACGAAGCGAATCTCTTCTTCAACGTCGTCGCCAAGCGCTACGAGCGCGGCAGCCTGATTCTCACCAGCAACCTGCCGTTCACCCAGTGGGCGGGCACCTTTGCCGATGATCAGACCCTGACGGCCGCGATGCTGGATCGGCTCCTGCATCACGCCCACATCGTGCAAATCACCGGCGACAGTTACCGATTGAAGGACAAGCGCAAGGCAGGAACAACCCCGCCGCAGACAGCGGCCGTCGAATAA
- the casA gene encoding type I-E CRISPR-associated protein Cse1/CasA — MNLLEDPWIPVRADGGTGTFELLTFRQLLCETGNWQVSLPRDDLELACVQLLVCMTQVMFLPENDAIWRKRLTDPLSPEEFAAGIEPCLDWFDLDHPTQPFMQSRGVKATEETPIQKLLIGLPEGNNHAFFNEAGEVRHLSGTVAAIALFNQASNCPSFGGGFKGSLRGGAPITTLVYGENLRETVWRNVLTRPCLAERQIPMPGLKQDRPTWIVPIQEKATIPWNTISLARGLFWQPARVELVKSQTAMPCDVLGGAPLFGYVGFRKEKFNFTAEGVWPHPHGAMTMALKKGQLEQKFASFTTTAPAWTQLSEFVVARSINDPGAKEGSIPAGPVTQASKLGESGLHLLVGGYRTNKASVLERRHEMISLAQGWRDDKSRLPKLVEMGKEAKKALRGKLYFAVQGNTDKGLKGIGAAIHETAEKLFFARTESLIHKTFSNELTFRQWATARKAFALELAAHCRAIFEELTAPYATKPELIPVIALARRGLNNDLKKLIEEA; from the coding sequence ATGAATCTACTTGAAGATCCTTGGATTCCAGTGCGCGCCGACGGCGGCACGGGAACTTTCGAACTGCTGACGTTCCGGCAACTCCTCTGCGAAACTGGCAACTGGCAGGTTAGCTTGCCGCGTGACGATCTGGAACTGGCCTGCGTGCAATTACTGGTGTGCATGACTCAGGTGATGTTTTTACCGGAGAACGATGCTATCTGGCGGAAGCGGTTGACTGACCCTTTGTCACCTGAAGAGTTCGCTGCCGGTATAGAACCATGCCTCGATTGGTTCGATCTCGATCATCCAACTCAGCCTTTCATGCAATCGCGCGGAGTGAAGGCCACGGAGGAGACTCCCATTCAGAAACTGCTGATCGGACTGCCGGAAGGAAACAACCACGCTTTCTTCAATGAGGCGGGCGAAGTACGCCATCTATCGGGAACAGTGGCAGCAATTGCCCTATTCAATCAGGCCAGTAATTGCCCCAGTTTCGGCGGTGGCTTTAAGGGCAGCCTACGTGGAGGCGCGCCGATCACCACACTGGTGTACGGAGAGAATTTGCGCGAGACCGTCTGGCGTAATGTACTCACGCGCCCTTGCTTGGCCGAGCGCCAAATCCCAATGCCGGGTTTGAAGCAGGATCGCCCGACCTGGATCGTGCCCATCCAGGAAAAAGCCACTATTCCTTGGAATACCATCAGTTTGGCGCGAGGGCTATTTTGGCAGCCGGCACGGGTAGAGTTGGTAAAGTCGCAAACTGCCATGCCCTGCGATGTGCTGGGCGGAGCGCCGTTGTTCGGATACGTAGGATTTCGCAAGGAAAAATTCAACTTTACCGCGGAGGGAGTGTGGCCACACCCTCATGGCGCAATGACCATGGCCTTGAAAAAAGGCCAGCTTGAACAAAAGTTCGCGAGCTTTACGACTACTGCGCCGGCTTGGACCCAACTCTCGGAATTCGTCGTCGCCAGAAGCATCAATGATCCCGGAGCCAAAGAGGGTTCCATTCCCGCTGGACCGGTTACACAGGCTAGCAAGCTAGGCGAAAGCGGTTTACACCTGCTCGTTGGAGGCTATCGCACCAATAAAGCTTCCGTATTGGAGCGGCGCCACGAAATGATCAGCCTTGCCCAAGGCTGGCGGGACGACAAAAGCCGCCTACCCAAGTTGGTCGAAATGGGCAAAGAGGCAAAAAAAGCCTTACGCGGCAAACTTTATTTCGCCGTGCAGGGCAACACAGACAAAGGCCTTAAAGGTATCGGTGCCGCCATACATGAAACCGCCGAGAAACTTTTTTTCGCCCGAACCGAAAGTCTGATCCACAAGACCTTTTCCAATGAACTCACATTCCGGCAGTGGGCCACCGCTCGCAAGGCTTTTGCCCTGGAATTGGCTGCCCATTGCCGGGCAATCTTCGAGGAGTTAACCGCCCCTTACGCGACAAAACCCGAATTGATCCCGGTTATCGCCTTGGCGCGGCGTGGACTGAATAACGATCTCAAAAAGCTAATAGAGGAAGCATGA
- the casB gene encoding type I-E CRISPR-associated protein Cse2/CasB: protein MTAELPDFVKLREIYDDESFPSGARAELRRVAEPDDLAFTPALYRLFPGERPNDRHLRVAYLLPYAKHAPNAKSLGAQLAEAKVAEARVIQVARAHEPLDIVQLRRLLTQIEAAVDWSDFGRMVWCWKEKDKRKLVEDFYIARFSPAKGDKE from the coding sequence ATGACAGCCGAATTGCCAGATTTTGTCAAACTTAGAGAAATTTACGATGACGAAAGTTTTCCGAGCGGTGCACGCGCCGAATTACGCCGAGTTGCCGAACCGGACGACTTGGCGTTTACCCCAGCTCTTTATCGGCTATTCCCCGGCGAACGTCCGAACGACCGCCACTTACGTGTCGCCTATCTCCTACCCTATGCCAAGCATGCGCCGAATGCGAAATCACTCGGTGCACAGCTGGCGGAAGCCAAAGTTGCAGAAGCACGGGTTATACAAGTAGCCCGTGCCCACGAACCGCTCGATATCGTCCAATTGCGCCGCCTCTTGACCCAGATTGAAGCCGCAGTGGACTGGTCTGACTTCGGTCGCATGGTCTGGTGCTGGAAAGAAAAGGACAAGCGAAAGCTCGTCGAGGATTTCTATATCGCCCGCTTTTCCCCCGCCAAAGGAGATAAAGAATGA
- the cas7e gene encoding type I-E CRISPR-associated protein Cas7/Cse4/CasC: MTKKNFINFHVLISHSPSCLNRDDMNMQKTAVFGGVNRVRISSQSIKRAMRKSQYYENHFGAPSIRTRELEKLIPQFIEKLRGEFAPELVTKTMELFVKAKVTDNETDESDGQEEAVSDQGEENKKLAVAPWALEEIKTLCRIVSSVSLNDEELSKAREKAAKQKESKGKGKRKKTEQDFIDEALTKKRIKAVQENIVMVRKAMTSALDIALSGRMATSGLMTSVDGALAVAHAITTHAVEPQDVDWFTAVDDLTQDAGDTGAGHLNTQQFSAGVFYRYASLNLRQLQVNLGLIDHIKAEETAESRQRALDIARHVFHLLATVVPSAKQQSFAAHNLADFAIVSFADQPISLANAFETPIKRDYKLGGFLKPSIHALADYWACINRAYGLEEKGRAFAVDASLEVGGKPALNNLKAMEEWIAADGQE; encoded by the coding sequence ATGACTAAGAAAAACTTCATCAACTTCCATGTACTCATTTCCCATAGCCCTTCGTGTCTCAACCGTGACGACATGAACATGCAGAAAACCGCTGTATTCGGCGGCGTCAACCGGGTGCGGATTTCCAGCCAATCTATTAAGCGGGCGATGCGGAAAAGCCAATATTACGAAAACCACTTCGGGGCGCCTTCTATCCGCACTCGTGAACTCGAAAAACTTATCCCACAATTTATCGAGAAGTTGCGCGGTGAATTCGCTCCGGAATTGGTGACCAAAACAATGGAGTTATTCGTAAAAGCCAAGGTCACTGACAATGAAACCGATGAGTCAGATGGTCAAGAAGAAGCCGTCAGTGATCAAGGCGAAGAAAACAAGAAACTTGCGGTCGCTCCCTGGGCGTTAGAGGAAATTAAGACTCTCTGTCGCATCGTTAGCTCAGTATCTCTGAACGATGAAGAATTAAGCAAAGCTAGGGAAAAAGCAGCGAAACAAAAAGAATCGAAAGGTAAAGGCAAAAGAAAGAAAACGGAGCAAGACTTTATCGACGAAGCATTGACAAAAAAACGCATCAAAGCTGTCCAGGAGAACATTGTTATGGTTCGCAAGGCTATGACTTCCGCGTTGGACATCGCCTTGTCGGGCCGCATGGCTACGTCGGGATTGATGACCTCGGTGGATGGCGCACTCGCCGTCGCTCACGCCATCACCACCCATGCCGTCGAACCGCAGGACGTGGACTGGTTCACCGCTGTCGACGATTTGACCCAAGACGCGGGCGATACGGGAGCAGGACATCTGAATACTCAGCAGTTTTCCGCCGGCGTGTTCTACCGTTACGCGAGTCTCAACCTGAGACAACTGCAAGTGAACCTGGGATTGATCGACCACATCAAGGCCGAGGAGACCGCCGAGTCCCGCCAACGCGCGCTGGATATTGCCCGCCATGTCTTCCATTTACTAGCGACGGTGGTGCCTTCGGCGAAGCAACAGTCTTTCGCTGCTCATAACCTGGCGGACTTCGCCATCGTCAGCTTTGCCGACCAACCGATCTCGCTAGCCAATGCGTTTGAAACGCCGATCAAGCGCGATTACAAACTGGGGGGATTTCTCAAGCCATCGATCCACGCCTTGGCTGATTATTGGGCATGTATCAATCGTGCCTACGGGTTAGAAGAAAAGGGGCGCGCATTCGCGGTCGATGCAAGCCTTGAGGTAGGCGGTAAACCCGCTCTAAACAACCTCAAAGCGATGGAAGAGTGGATCGCTGCGGATGGTCAGGAATAA
- the cas5e gene encoding type I-E CRISPR-associated protein Cas5/CasD: protein MPRYLILRLDGPMQAWGTHTFEDFRPCNAFPTRSGLLGLLGACLGLDRRDTEALEQLAVSVEFTVRSDRTVLRPGASSPKDKTALKLPDFHTVESARKVDGSANKNPVVSRREYLFDAAFTVAIGEKPDAPIPLDKIAEALRRPYFTPVLGRRSCPIARPLLDGDVEASNGKAALMTAEPSGGLIYAEGELTSEQPLRIRDVPISGRHRQFGTRQVYLHKEETCS, encoded by the coding sequence GTGCCGCGTTATCTGATTCTTCGCTTGGATGGTCCCATGCAGGCGTGGGGCACTCACACATTTGAAGATTTTCGACCGTGCAATGCGTTTCCTACACGCAGCGGTTTGCTAGGGTTGTTGGGCGCCTGCCTCGGGCTAGATCGACGTGATACCGAAGCATTGGAGCAATTGGCAGTGAGCGTCGAGTTTACCGTACGCTCCGATCGAACGGTATTACGACCGGGAGCTAGTTCACCTAAAGATAAAACCGCTCTTAAGCTTCCCGACTTCCACACGGTAGAGAGTGCACGCAAGGTAGACGGTTCCGCAAACAAGAACCCGGTGGTTTCCCGACGCGAATATCTATTCGACGCTGCATTCACCGTAGCAATCGGCGAAAAACCTGATGCGCCGATTCCACTGGATAAGATCGCTGAAGCTCTACGGCGGCCGTATTTTACGCCTGTGCTCGGTAGGCGTTCCTGCCCCATCGCTCGACCTTTACTCGATGGTGATGTAGAGGCAAGCAACGGAAAAGCGGCGCTGATGACCGCTGAGCCTTCTGGCGGCCTAATTTACGCCGAAGGCGAGTTAACCTCCGAACAGCCGTTGCGTATTCGCGACGTCCCAATATCGGGCCGGCATCGGCAATTCGGCACTCGGCAGGTATATCTCCATAAGGAGGAAACATGTTCCTGA
- the cas6e gene encoding type I-E CRISPR-associated protein Cas6/Cse3/CasE: protein MFLSRVEIPWDVVRNPYEIHRQLWRLFPGEEKETRKNAEEARQGFLFRLESYQPGRPLRLLIQSRRAPVPADGLRIVGTREFHPQPSHGQRLAFLLTANPIKTIIDAQREAKKVKKSEKCRVPLIHETEQRNWLKRKLMGAGEIETVDVLPHAPMFFRKGNRAGKLATVTFEGVLRVIDPESLVRHLENGIGPAKAFGCGLLLVRRP, encoded by the coding sequence ATGTTCCTGAGCCGTGTGGAAATTCCGTGGGACGTAGTTCGCAATCCCTACGAGATCCATCGTCAACTTTGGCGCCTGTTCCCTGGTGAGGAAAAAGAAACGCGAAAAAATGCAGAGGAAGCACGCCAAGGATTCCTATTCAGGTTGGAAAGCTATCAGCCCGGCCGCCCGCTGCGTTTGCTGATTCAGTCTCGGCGAGCGCCGGTGCCTGCAGATGGGTTGAGAATTGTTGGTACGCGGGAATTCCATCCCCAACCGAGCCACGGACAGCGCTTAGCATTTCTACTAACCGCCAATCCGATCAAGACCATCATCGATGCGCAGCGAGAGGCCAAGAAGGTTAAAAAATCAGAAAAATGCCGTGTTCCACTCATCCACGAAACTGAACAACGCAATTGGCTGAAACGCAAACTCATGGGCGCGGGAGAAATCGAAACCGTTGATGTTTTACCCCATGCTCCGATGTTTTTCCGCAAAGGCAATCGAGCCGGCAAGCTCGCTACGGTCACTTTTGAAGGCGTGTTACGTGTCATCGACCCGGAATCGTTGGTCAGGCACCTGGAGAACGGAATCGGCCCCGCCAAAGCCTTTGGCTGCGGCCTACTGCTGGTAAGACGACCTTAA
- a CDS encoding PIN domain-containing protein, producing MNEVVTFGLGESFFAPDWRRQILALTTRHRVAFYDAAYHALAIIHEGIFVTADEKSLKAVGNDKQGAHLKNRR from the coding sequence ATGAATGAGGTGGTGACCTTCGGTCTGGGAGAATCGTTCTTTGCCCCCGATTGGCGACGTCAAATCCTGGCATTGACGACCCGCCATCGCGTCGCCTTCTACGACGCGGCCTATCATGCCCTTGCCATCATCCATGAAGGCATCTTTGTCACTGCCGACGAGAAATCCCTCAAGGCCGTGGGCAACGATAAGCAAGGCGCGCACTTGAAGAACCGACGATGA
- the cas1e gene encoding type I-E CRISPR-associated endonuclease Cas1e has translation MTDLLPPLKPIAMKERISLIFIEYGEIDVLDGSFVVIDKTGVRTHIPVGSIACIMLEPGTRVSHRAAALAARVGTLLVWVGEAGVRLYASGQPGGARADRLLYQAKLALDEDARLKVVRKMYEFRFKEKPPEKRSVQQLRGIEGARVRKMYELLAKRYGVTWKHRNYDPEEWSSGDLPNRCVSSATACLYGITEAAVLAAGYAPAVGFIHTGKPLSFVYDIADLFKFDTVVPIAFKIAAEKPENPERAVRLACRDMFRKTKLLEKIIPTIEEILAAGGLEPPETPEDAVGPAILNPKSLGDAGHRG, from the coding sequence ATGACCGATCTCCTCCCTCCCCTGAAACCCATCGCCATGAAAGAGCGCATATCGCTCATCTTCATCGAATACGGCGAAATCGACGTACTCGACGGCTCGTTCGTGGTGATCGACAAAACCGGCGTGCGTACCCACATCCCGGTCGGCTCCATCGCCTGCATCATGCTGGAACCCGGAACGCGAGTCTCGCACCGAGCCGCGGCGCTTGCGGCGCGGGTCGGCACCTTGCTGGTCTGGGTCGGCGAAGCCGGGGTTCGACTCTACGCCTCGGGGCAGCCGGGCGGCGCACGTGCCGACCGCCTTTTGTATCAAGCCAAGCTGGCTCTGGACGAAGACGCCCGACTCAAGGTGGTGCGCAAAATGTACGAATTCCGATTCAAGGAAAAACCACCGGAAAAGCGCAGCGTCCAGCAACTTCGGGGCATCGAGGGTGCCAGGGTCCGTAAGATGTACGAATTGCTGGCAAAACGCTATGGCGTCACCTGGAAACATCGCAATTACGATCCCGAGGAGTGGAGCTCCGGCGACCTGCCCAACCGCTGCGTTAGCTCCGCCACCGCTTGTCTTTACGGCATCACCGAAGCAGCCGTGCTGGCGGCGGGTTACGCGCCTGCCGTAGGCTTCATCCATACGGGAAAGCCTCTCTCCTTCGTCTACGACATCGCCGACCTCTTCAAATTCGATACCGTCGTGCCGATCGCTTTCAAGATCGCCGCGGAGAAACCGGAAAACCCCGAGCGAGCGGTTCGTTTGGCCTGCCGCGATATGTTTCGGAAAACCAAGCTGCTGGAGAAGATCATTCCTACCATCGAAGAAATACTGGCCGCAGGCGGACTGGAACCACCAGAAACACCGGAAGATGCCGTCGGCCCCGCCATTCTTAACCCCAAGAGTCTCGGCGATGCTGGTCATCGTGGTTGA
- the cas2e gene encoding type I-E CRISPR-associated endoribonuclease Cas2e, whose protein sequence is MLVIVVENVPPRLRGRLGVWLVEIRAGVYVGDLSKRVREMLWAQVEAGIGDGNAVMVWSTNTESGFDFVTLGKNRRMPVELDGLKLVSFYPPEPADESE, encoded by the coding sequence ATGCTGGTCATCGTGGTTGAAAACGTTCCTCCCCGGCTGCGCGGCCGCCTCGGTGTGTGGCTGGTAGAAATCCGCGCCGGCGTTTACGTCGGCGATTTGTCGAAGCGTGTGCGCGAAATGCTCTGGGCACAGGTCGAGGCCGGCATCGGAGACGGAAACGCCGTGATGGTGTGGTCCACCAACACAGAGTCGGGTTTCGACTTCGTCACGCTCGGCAAGAACCGGCGCATGCCCGTCGAACTCGACGGCCTGAAACTCGTGTCCTTCTACCCTCCTGAACCGGCCGACGAGTCGGAATAA